The Halalkalibaculum roseum genome window below encodes:
- the trxA gene encoding thioredoxin, with the protein MNKTDKSKAPSSFSEVINADTPVLVDFYTDWCGPCKMMTPILKDLKKEMGSKINIIKVDAEKNADAAIKYQVRGVPTLILFKNGRILWQQSGVVQLPQLKSIINQKLSEL; encoded by the coding sequence ATGAACAAGACTGATAAAAGTAAAGCTCCGTCCAGTTTTTCCGAAGTTATCAATGCCGATACACCGGTGTTGGTGGATTTCTATACCGACTGGTGCGGCCCTTGCAAGATGATGACACCCATTCTAAAAGATTTAAAAAAGGAGATGGGTAGCAAGATCAACATTATCAAAGTAGATGCGGAAAAAAATGCTGATGCAGCCATAAAGTACCAGGTTCGCGGTGTACCGACCCTGATATTATTCAAGAACGGCAGAATACTATGGCAGCAGTCAGGTGTGGTTCAGCTTCCGCAACTTAAATCAATTATTAACCAAAAACTGAGTGAATTATGA
- the ric gene encoding iron-sulfur cluster repair di-iron protein: protein MSALEELTVGEIVTDDYRTAGVFKKYGLDFCCGGKKKLSDACERKGLDVDRLLEEINSLSQKGKEEHNYKDWSPSFLVDYIINNHHHFVRTKLPEIRSYANKVAKVHGKTYPIVNEMLGTFLILKDEMLSHLEAEEKILFPYIKKMENALKSGSENGKDIKVGRPNNGTAAQAISMMEDEHDEAGNLMARLEKMSESFTPPEDACTTFQVYFQNLEAFRDDLHKHVHLENNILFPKALEMEKELNTV, encoded by the coding sequence ATGAGTGCATTAGAAGAACTGACGGTTGGAGAAATTGTAACCGATGATTACAGGACAGCAGGCGTATTTAAAAAATACGGTCTCGATTTTTGCTGCGGAGGCAAGAAAAAACTGAGTGATGCCTGCGAACGGAAAGGGCTGGATGTGGATCGACTCCTTGAAGAGATAAATAGTTTGTCTCAAAAGGGAAAAGAAGAACACAATTATAAAGACTGGTCCCCCTCATTCCTGGTTGATTATATCATCAACAACCATCATCATTTCGTGCGAACGAAGCTTCCTGAGATACGATCTTATGCCAACAAGGTGGCCAAAGTACATGGGAAAACGTATCCAATAGTAAATGAAATGCTCGGAACTTTTTTAATTTTAAAAGACGAGATGCTGTCCCATTTAGAGGCCGAGGAGAAAATTCTTTTTCCATATATAAAGAAAATGGAAAATGCTCTTAAATCCGGATCTGAGAATGGTAAGGACATAAAGGTTGGTCGACCTAATAATGGAACGGCAGCTCAGGCAATTTCCATGATGGAAGATGAGCATGACGAAGCAGGAAATCTCATGGCAAGACTCGAAAAAATGAGTGAAAGTTTCACCCCACCCGAAGATGCCTGTACAACCTTCCAGGTATACTTCCAGAACCTTGAGGCCTTTAGAGATGACTTGCATAAGCATGTTCATCTTGAAAATAATATTCTGTTTCCAAAAGCGCTGGAAATGGAAAAGGAACTAAATACCGTGTAA
- a CDS encoding CaiB/BaiF CoA transferase family protein, whose protein sequence is MSHNNLFKGTKVLELASVLAGPAVGNFFSEMGAEVLKVENKNGGDVTRQWRSPNEIENGPSAYYASVNWNKECVFLDFNDTEEHQTILELAGDADIIISNFKKGDDIKFGLSYKEVKKINPSIIYGKITGFGSESDRVAYDLILQAEAGFMSINGQPWSPPTKMPLALIDLLAAHQLKEGILCAMLAQKDSEDSACLVEVSLYESAVSSLINQATDWLMNGNVPQQIGSLHPHIAPYGEVFEMQNNRKITLAIGNDRQFRKLCMVLNCDELVEDSRFSSNQKRVKHREELFGILNEALQAFKTDGLLSKLHDQKIPAGEIKNIKQVFESETSQRLLLEEVIEGRQTIRPKTTVFQMTS, encoded by the coding sequence ATGAGTCATAATAATCTGTTCAAAGGTACCAAGGTGCTTGAGCTGGCCAGCGTTCTCGCAGGACCTGCGGTCGGTAACTTCTTTTCTGAAATGGGTGCCGAGGTTCTTAAAGTGGAGAACAAAAACGGCGGAGATGTTACCCGTCAGTGGCGTTCGCCCAATGAAATCGAAAACGGTCCTTCAGCTTACTATGCATCTGTAAACTGGAACAAGGAGTGTGTCTTCTTGGATTTTAATGACACTGAGGAACATCAAACGATACTGGAACTGGCCGGGGATGCGGATATTATTATTTCAAATTTCAAAAAGGGAGATGATATAAAATTCGGATTGTCATATAAGGAAGTAAAAAAGATTAATCCTTCAATTATTTACGGAAAAATTACCGGCTTTGGCAGTGAAAGCGACAGGGTAGCCTATGATCTCATACTTCAAGCAGAAGCAGGTTTTATGTCCATCAATGGTCAGCCCTGGTCACCACCAACCAAGATGCCGCTTGCCCTGATTGATCTGCTGGCTGCCCATCAGCTTAAAGAGGGCATATTATGTGCTATGCTGGCCCAAAAGGACAGTGAAGATAGTGCTTGCCTGGTTGAGGTGAGTCTCTATGAAAGTGCCGTTTCGTCTCTGATCAACCAAGCCACGGACTGGCTGATGAACGGGAATGTGCCACAGCAGATCGGTTCCCTGCATCCTCACATTGCCCCTTATGGAGAAGTATTTGAAATGCAAAATAACCGGAAAATCACACTGGCTATCGGCAATGATCGGCAGTTCAGGAAATTATGCATGGTGTTAAACTGTGATGAACTGGTAGAAGACTCCAGGTTTAGCAGTAATCAGAAGCGAGTTAAACACAGGGAAGAGCTTTTCGGTATTTTAAACGAAGCCCTGCAGGCATTCAAAACGGATGGCCTGCTTTCCAAACTTCATGACCAAAAGATTCCGGCCGGGGAGATTAAGAACATCAAACAGGTGTTTGAGTCTGAGACTTCACAAAGACTGCTACTCGAAGAGGTAATAGAGGGGAGGCAAACTATTCGTCCCAAAACCACGGTGTTTCAAATGACCTCCTAA
- a CDS encoding Dps family protein: protein MEKKNNIGLDKEKAKKLGKKLNTLLANYSVFYQNTRGYHWNIKGVNFFELHVKFEELYNDLQVKIDEVAERILTLGYSPDHRYSDYIKESKIKESKHVSDGITAVGEILDAFKSLITIQRDILELSDEAQDEGTNALMSDYIREQEKLVWMYSAYVNKQ from the coding sequence ATGGAAAAGAAAAATAACATTGGTTTAGACAAAGAGAAGGCAAAAAAGCTGGGGAAAAAGCTCAATACCCTCCTTGCCAACTACTCTGTGTTTTACCAGAATACGCGTGGGTATCACTGGAATATAAAAGGAGTCAATTTTTTTGAGCTTCATGTGAAATTTGAAGAGCTATATAATGATCTGCAGGTAAAGATTGATGAAGTGGCAGAGCGCATTCTAACGCTCGGGTACTCTCCGGATCATCGGTATTCAGATTATATCAAAGAATCAAAGATTAAAGAGAGCAAACATGTTTCAGACGGCATTACAGCTGTCGGGGAAATTCTTGATGCTTTCAAATCCCTTATCACCATTCAGCGTGATATTCTGGAACTTTCTGATGAAGCCCAAGATGAAGGAACCAATGCTTTGATGAGCGATTATATCCGAGAACAGGAAAAACTCGTGTGGATGTATTCGGCTTATGTGAATAAGCAATAA
- a CDS encoding CRTAC1 family protein, translating into MPRRKKKIIITSLFMASAVIVAAWSLWNEEEKSRYVPGSMVEGLTNRLNREIPENYKPVSFKDVTSAAGIEFTHFNSARTSQLPEDMGSGVAWFDYNNDGWDDLLLLNFSTPLGEQTGTDSTVKRNSSLFKNNQDGTFEDVSQQAGLDLNARAMGIASGDYNNDGWQDLFITAFGENMLFRNNGDGTFSDVSKLTGISGEKGFWAGASWADYDRDGDLDLYVTGYVKYIDFGLTDEDLAAEEPPSINPSSFRPERNLFYRNNGNGTFTEVAKEAGIVNESGRSLSASWVDINNDFWPDLYVANDVSDNILYINRQDGTFEDFSHSAHVADYRGAMGIATGDWDTDGDMDLFITHWIAQENALYTNRWVDTLASRGQGRLQFKDDSAIHGLGQSSLDFVSWATSFADFDLDSRPDLFVVNGSTFQYPDNPSKLKPMTDQIYWNSGNKAGYFDVSAVSGPYFKEEHVGRGAAYSDYDHDGDIDLFILNHNGPGILLNNEQDLGNNWLAVRLEQTGTSLLHGTRIRAVSDGISQIRQLASQSSYLSQNSMVSHFGLGKHQMVDTLEIILPDGHREIFTNIQPNQIFKVTPNAKNL; encoded by the coding sequence ATGCCACGTAGAAAAAAGAAAATAATCATAACATCGCTATTTATGGCCAGCGCTGTTATCGTTGCAGCCTGGAGCCTTTGGAATGAAGAGGAAAAAAGCCGTTATGTTCCGGGCAGTATGGTCGAAGGATTAACGAATCGCCTTAATCGAGAGATACCGGAAAACTACAAACCTGTATCATTCAAAGACGTAACAAGTGCAGCAGGCATTGAATTCACACATTTCAATAGTGCTCGTACATCCCAGCTTCCGGAAGATATGGGATCGGGAGTGGCATGGTTTGATTATAATAATGACGGCTGGGATGATTTGTTGCTGCTGAATTTTTCTACGCCCCTCGGAGAACAGACGGGAACCGACTCAACAGTAAAAAGAAATAGCTCGTTATTTAAAAACAATCAAGACGGGACCTTCGAAGACGTCAGCCAGCAAGCCGGTTTGGACCTCAATGCCCGTGCCATGGGAATAGCTTCCGGGGATTACAATAATGACGGTTGGCAGGATCTTTTTATAACTGCCTTCGGCGAAAATATGCTGTTTCGGAACAATGGTGACGGTACTTTTTCCGATGTCTCTAAACTTACCGGAATCAGCGGTGAAAAGGGGTTCTGGGCAGGAGCTTCCTGGGCAGACTATGACCGCGATGGTGACCTCGACCTTTATGTAACCGGTTATGTAAAGTACATTGATTTCGGGCTTACCGATGAAGATCTGGCTGCAGAGGAACCGCCAAGCATTAATCCCTCCTCATTCCGTCCTGAAAGAAATCTCTTTTATCGAAATAACGGGAATGGAACCTTCACGGAAGTGGCAAAAGAAGCCGGAATAGTCAATGAATCCGGACGCAGTTTATCAGCTAGTTGGGTAGATATAAATAACGATTTCTGGCCTGATTTATATGTAGCCAATGATGTATCGGATAACATACTATACATTAACCGTCAGGATGGGACCTTTGAAGATTTCAGTCACAGCGCCCATGTAGCTGATTATCGGGGCGCCATGGGAATAGCAACGGGAGACTGGGATACCGATGGCGACATGGATCTATTCATAACGCACTGGATTGCCCAGGAAAACGCACTCTACACCAACCGATGGGTAGATACCTTGGCAAGCAGGGGTCAGGGGCGACTGCAATTTAAAGATGATTCCGCCATACATGGCCTGGGACAATCTTCCCTGGACTTTGTTAGCTGGGCAACTTCTTTTGCCGATTTCGACCTTGACAGCCGACCTGACCTGTTTGTGGTTAATGGCAGTACATTTCAATACCCGGATAACCCATCCAAACTTAAGCCGATGACAGACCAGATATACTGGAACAGTGGTAATAAAGCAGGTTATTTTGACGTATCAGCGGTCAGTGGCCCATATTTCAAAGAAGAACACGTAGGTCGAGGTGCCGCTTATTCTGATTATGACCACGACGGTGACATCGATCTGTTCATCCTAAACCATAATGGACCGGGAATATTACTGAATAATGAGCAAGACCTGGGCAATAACTGGCTCGCAGTCAGGCTCGAACAAACCGGTACCAGTCTCCTGCATGGCACACGAATTCGTGCGGTTTCAGACGGTATCTCCCAAATTCGACAACTTGCATCTCAAAGCTCCTATCTATCCCAGAACAGTATGGTCTCGCATTTTGGTCTGGGTAAGCATCAGATGGTTGATACCCTGGAGATCATTTTGCCAGACGGGCACCGTGAGATATTCACGAATATACAACCAAATCAAATATTTAAAGTAACACCGAATGCAAAAAATCTCTGA
- a CDS encoding OsmC family protein, with product MSAKEKDHLYRVDLTWNEGRIGTMSSPELDDRIEVATPPQFDGGVEGIWSPEHLFVSSVSSCFMTTFVAIAQYSKLDFEDLDVKAEGKIEKVDGKFMVTEITLAPELVIAEEKFQDKAMRILEKAEGACLITRSIKTKIHFDPKVTVASMK from the coding sequence ATGAGTGCCAAGGAAAAAGACCACCTATACCGGGTAGATCTTACCTGGAACGAAGGTAGAATCGGAACCATGAGCTCCCCGGAGCTGGATGATCGTATTGAAGTAGCGACACCACCCCAATTTGATGGAGGGGTTGAAGGCATCTGGTCGCCCGAGCACCTCTTTGTCTCCTCGGTAAGCAGCTGCTTCATGACTACTTTTGTGGCCATAGCACAATACTCTAAACTGGATTTTGAAGATCTGGATGTTAAAGCCGAAGGTAAGATCGAAAAAGTAGACGGTAAATTTATGGTTACGGAAATTACCCTCGCCCCGGAGCTGGTCATTGCTGAAGAGAAGTTTCAAGATAAGGCAATGCGAATACTTGAAAAAGCCGAGGGAGCCTGCCTTATTACCCGATCCATTAAAACAAAAATTCACTTTGATCCAAAAGTGACGGTTGCAAGCATGAAATAA
- a CDS encoding tetratricopeptide repeat protein, translating to MNRTFITLFALLGLAFLAVTILKFGPKEELAGGVTTDTVTQTNSEEAKSKVLDFWNYYNNATDFRTRSQYPEAIKYYRLALEIDSTHKNSLYYLGNMYLANSNFKQAEKTWKTLTESHNNSARGHLQLGNLYSCRQENNSLYDLGQASTHFQAAFRLNSEETGPLLQLAKIDLIRGDIETSERLLKDVTSSNFRSMEAYYLLGYLAWKRGNLKQAQQQFGQAVSIHSQSESAPSNIGEGETKSGNSPMISDSFRCGLLSEFITEQMLNKPADQFEVEAVYQPLNSELLTY from the coding sequence ATGAATAGGACTTTCATTACTCTTTTTGCGCTTTTGGGATTGGCCTTTCTAGCAGTGACAATTTTAAAATTCGGGCCAAAAGAAGAGCTAGCCGGGGGAGTGACAACAGATACAGTAACACAGACGAACTCAGAAGAAGCAAAGTCCAAGGTTCTTGATTTTTGGAATTATTACAATAATGCCACCGATTTCCGTACCCGGTCACAATATCCGGAAGCCATCAAATATTATCGCTTAGCCTTGGAGATCGATTCCACTCATAAAAACTCCCTGTATTATCTTGGTAATATGTATTTGGCAAATAGTAATTTCAAACAGGCTGAGAAAACATGGAAGACTCTCACTGAATCTCATAACAATAGTGCCCGCGGCCATTTACAATTAGGAAATCTGTACAGCTGCAGACAGGAAAATAATTCCCTATACGACCTAGGTCAGGCTTCAACTCATTTTCAGGCAGCATTCCGTCTAAATAGCGAAGAGACTGGTCCGCTTTTACAACTTGCCAAGATTGATTTGATTCGCGGCGACATTGAGACCTCTGAACGCTTATTGAAAGATGTAACATCCAGCAACTTTAGAAGTATGGAAGCTTATTATTTGTTAGGCTATCTGGCATGGAAGAGGGGTAATCTCAAACAAGCACAACAGCAGTTTGGACAGGCCGTTTCGATACATTCACAAAGTGAAAGTGCACCCTCCAATATTGGTGAAGGAGAAACCAAATCGGGTAATTCGCCTATGATTTCCGATTCCTTTCGTTGTGGCCTTCTTTCAGAATTCATTACCGAACAGATGCTGAACAAACCCGCGGATCAGTTTGAAGTTGAAGCTGTCTACCAACCACTTAATTCTGAGCTGTTAACGTATTGA
- a CDS encoding 3-oxoacyl-ACP synthase III family protein encodes MSNTASSVITGTGSYIPRRKITNNHFLCNNFLNPKGEPFDKENKEIIEKFTCITGIKERRYASDNMLASDMGAIAGKHALESAQFEPENLDFIIVAHNFGDIRSDNRKVNIVPSLASRIKHQLGIQNPNCVAYDLPFGCPGWLQGVIQSDCYIRSGDAQSSLVIGTETLSRVCDPHDRDSMIYADGAGAVLLESRSYETRKGVRSYASRTDSNEAYYLRMETSYNPECDDTLYLKMDGRKLYQYALTNVPVAIKTCLDKAGIDIDGVSKLLIHQANAKMDEAILERLFQLYDKSEIPAEFMPMTISRLGNSSVATVPTLLDLVRRRQMNGHQIDSGDVLVLASVGAGMNINAVTYELP; translated from the coding sequence ATGAGCAACACAGCCAGTTCCGTCATAACCGGTACAGGATCCTATATACCCCGGCGAAAAATTACTAATAACCATTTTCTTTGTAATAATTTTCTCAATCCGAAAGGCGAACCTTTTGATAAAGAAAACAAAGAGATCATTGAAAAATTTACTTGCATCACGGGAATCAAAGAGCGCCGTTATGCTTCCGACAATATGTTGGCATCAGATATGGGTGCCATAGCGGGTAAACATGCATTGGAATCGGCCCAATTTGAACCGGAGAACCTTGATTTTATAATTGTAGCCCACAACTTTGGAGACATACGTAGTGATAACAGAAAAGTAAATATAGTGCCCAGCTTGGCGTCCCGGATTAAGCATCAGCTGGGAATTCAGAATCCAAACTGCGTCGCCTATGATTTGCCCTTTGGTTGTCCGGGCTGGCTGCAGGGCGTAATACAATCCGACTGTTATATTCGTAGCGGGGATGCACAATCAAGCCTGGTTATAGGTACAGAAACCCTTTCGCGCGTATGCGATCCCCACGATCGTGACAGCATGATATACGCTGACGGTGCCGGAGCGGTTTTACTTGAATCAAGATCATATGAAACCAGGAAAGGGGTTCGAAGTTATGCAAGCAGAACAGATTCAAACGAAGCCTACTATTTGAGGATGGAAACTTCATACAATCCGGAATGTGACGACACACTGTATCTTAAAATGGATGGCCGAAAACTCTATCAGTATGCCCTAACGAACGTACCCGTGGCAATAAAAACGTGCCTGGATAAAGCCGGAATTGACATAGATGGTGTAAGCAAACTACTCATCCACCAAGCAAATGCCAAAATGGATGAAGCCATTTTAGAGCGCCTATTTCAGTTATACGACAAAAGTGAAATTCCTGCAGAATTTATGCCCATGACAATCTCCCGGCTAGGTAACTCTTCCGTTGCCACGGTACCTACCCTGTTAGATTTGGTTCGACGGCGACAAATGAATGGTCACCAAATTGATAGCGGTGACGTTCTCGTACTAGCTTCTGTTGGTGCAGGTATGAATATTAATGCCGTAACCTATGAATTGCCTTAA